The Haloarcula sp. DT43 genome includes a region encoding these proteins:
- the folP gene encoding dihydropteroate synthase has translation MEYHESADYLQSLQRRRPKLGTDTTARMLSHLGDPDNSFDSVQIAGSNGKGSTARMTESVLRAAGLDVGLFTSPGLNGFREQITVNGGRVPKERVVEFVEQIEPCIDQLAAEDDKPTHFEVLTALALYHFDVEDVDVAVLEVGIGGRYDATSAVDPVASAVTSISLEHTDLLGDTVEEIARDKAQVAPRDGPLVTGTAGAALDAIEGITDTVIVGGDGADVTAVENGMRSAVENRISLTGPDWALETNLKLLGQHQAANAGVAATLARQLIDVDTETISEGLRAATLPGRFEIRSTDPMVVLDGSHNPGAMETLARLTERYEYDDLHVVFAAMDDKEYEQMIATLPAVETAFAARPEVDRAASTESLAAAFEGQAAQIRQVASVPEATERAVARAGEDDFVLVTGSLYAVAEARDRWSRLVVPKETFQQGSANGIAGSRAESDIRRHVLSVTLRREQAGVVTQEFEDCGGTCNCSTVGTPEKLVETTLSGTSKQFQQLTTRLSSAGLGLGRLATQLEDALADRSLSPPFDGHGAALMGILNVTPDSFYDGGEYNRRDLAVSHAERMIESGADIVDIGGESTRPGADPVPVETEIDRVVPVIEAVSSLDTTVSVDTRKAAVADAALDAGADIVNDVSGFSDPEMRFVVADHDASIILMHSLSAPVDPGRTVTYDDVVADVLRDLQEQILLAEQAGIDREQVIVDPGCGFGKNAAESFELVDRLHEFHALGCPVLVGHSRKSMFADVSDTAADRLPPTLATTALTAERGADAVRVHDVSENNAVLETVSATAGRAPESRQQ, from the coding sequence ATGGAGTACCACGAGTCGGCAGACTACCTGCAGTCGCTACAGCGTCGTCGGCCCAAGTTGGGGACCGATACGACGGCGCGGATGCTCTCGCATCTCGGTGACCCGGATAACAGTTTCGACAGCGTGCAGATTGCCGGATCGAACGGAAAGGGAAGCACCGCCCGGATGACAGAAAGCGTACTCAGGGCCGCGGGGTTGGACGTCGGGCTGTTCACCTCGCCGGGGCTGAACGGCTTCCGGGAGCAGATCACGGTCAACGGCGGTCGGGTACCGAAAGAACGGGTGGTGGAGTTCGTTGAGCAGATCGAACCCTGTATCGACCAGTTGGCTGCCGAGGACGACAAGCCGACGCATTTCGAGGTACTCACTGCGCTGGCGCTCTATCACTTCGATGTCGAAGACGTCGACGTGGCAGTGCTTGAAGTCGGCATCGGCGGCCGCTACGACGCCACGAGCGCGGTCGACCCTGTCGCAAGCGCCGTCACCAGCATCAGTCTGGAACACACCGACCTGCTCGGCGACACAGTCGAAGAGATTGCCCGCGACAAAGCACAGGTCGCGCCCCGAGACGGCCCGCTCGTGACCGGGACGGCCGGCGCTGCTCTCGATGCGATTGAGGGAATCACCGACACCGTCATCGTCGGCGGCGACGGGGCAGACGTCACAGCTGTCGAGAACGGCATGCGCTCGGCCGTCGAGAACCGCATCTCGCTCACGGGCCCGGACTGGGCGCTGGAAACGAACCTGAAACTGCTCGGCCAGCATCAGGCAGCGAACGCCGGCGTCGCCGCGACACTGGCGCGACAACTCATTGACGTAGACACGGAAACCATCTCCGAGGGGCTGCGGGCCGCGACGCTCCCGGGCCGGTTCGAGATCCGGTCGACCGACCCGATGGTGGTCCTCGATGGCTCCCACAACCCCGGTGCGATGGAGACGCTGGCGAGGCTCACCGAGCGATACGAGTACGACGACCTCCACGTGGTCTTCGCCGCGATGGACGACAAGGAGTACGAGCAGATGATTGCGACGCTTCCGGCGGTCGAGACGGCCTTCGCCGCGCGGCCTGAGGTCGACCGAGCCGCGAGCACCGAGTCGCTCGCTGCCGCGTTCGAGGGACAGGCAGCACAGATACGACAGGTCGCGTCCGTCCCCGAAGCCACCGAGCGAGCGGTAGCCAGGGCCGGGGAGGACGACTTCGTCCTCGTGACCGGGTCGCTCTACGCAGTCGCGGAGGCCCGGGACCGCTGGAGCCGACTGGTCGTTCCCAAGGAGACCTTCCAACAGGGATCAGCGAACGGGATTGCTGGGTCCAGAGCCGAGTCTGACATCCGAAGACACGTGCTTTCGGTCACACTGCGGCGCGAGCAGGCGGGAGTGGTAACGCAGGAGTTCGAGGACTGCGGGGGCACCTGCAACTGTTCGACTGTCGGGACACCCGAGAAGCTCGTCGAGACGACGCTGTCAGGCACGTCGAAACAGTTCCAGCAGCTCACTACCCGGCTGTCTTCTGCAGGGCTGGGACTCGGGCGGCTCGCCACGCAACTCGAAGACGCGCTGGCGGACAGGTCGCTCTCGCCGCCGTTCGACGGCCACGGAGCCGCCCTGATGGGGATTCTCAACGTCACCCCGGACAGTTTCTACGACGGTGGCGAGTACAACCGTCGGGACCTCGCAGTCAGTCACGCAGAGCGGATGATCGAATCCGGGGCAGATATCGTCGACATCGGCGGCGAAAGCACGCGTCCCGGGGCAGATCCGGTGCCCGTCGAAACAGAGATCGACCGTGTAGTGCCGGTCATCGAGGCCGTGTCCTCGCTCGATACGACTGTCTCCGTAGATACCCGAAAAGCTGCCGTCGCTGACGCGGCGCTGGACGCCGGTGCCGACATCGTCAACGACGTGTCGGGGTTCTCCGACCCCGAGATGCGGTTCGTGGTCGCCGACCACGACGCGTCAATCATCTTGATGCACAGTCTCTCCGCGCCCGTAGACCCGGGCCGAACTGTGACCTACGACGACGTCGTCGCCGACGTGCTTCGGGACCTCCAAGAGCAGATACTGCTCGCCGAACAGGCCGGCATCGACCGCGAACAGGTCATCGTCGACCCTGGCTGTGGGTTCGGAAAGAACGCCGCCGAGTCCTTCGAGCTCGTCGACCGGCTCCACGAGTTCCACGCACTCGGCTGTCCGGTGCTGGTCGGCCACTCCCGGAAGTCGATGTTTGCCGACGTGAGCGACACAGCGGCCGACAGGCTGCCACCGACCCTGGCGACGACTGCGCTGACGGCCGAGCGCGGGGCTGACGCCGTCAGGGTCCACGACGTCTCCGAGAACAACGCCGTCCTCGAGACGGTGTCGGCGACGGCGGGACGAGCGCCTGAGTCGCGGCAACAATGA
- a CDS encoding formate--tetrahydrofolate ligase has translation MSSQDEQSSTEESQEPIPTDYDIAQSTDMEPIWELVEPWGLGLDDLQYFGEYTAKVKQHAIERLRDQAENKEQNLVLVTGMTPTPKGEGKTVTTVGLGQTLNHVGEDAMIAIREPSLGPVFGVKGGAAGGGRSQVLPMEDINLHFTGDLHALTSAHNLIAAMLDAKISQGDELDIDINNVAWPRAIDMNDRALRETVVGLGGETGGTPREDSFILTAASELMAVLCLASGIGDLKERVSRIIVAYDEDGEPVTVDDIEATGPATMLLRDAIKPNVVQTIEGTPALVHGGPFANIAHGTNSLVADKTAFGMGDYLVTEAGFGSDLGAEKFMDVVCRKGDMTPNAVVLVASVRALKYHGLDQWPVDYDEIDEAGVEAVEAGFSNLDKHATNLQKFGVPVVVSLNRFPDDTDEEVQAVLDHCREDLGVRAAESNVFSDGSEGGVDLAENVIEATEESNEEDFRMLYDDEDSIKEKIHTVATEIYGADDVKYTGSALDDIEQMNDLGFDDYPVVMSKTFHSLSDDASQKGAPEGWELEISEVYPSAGAGFLVALTADALTMPGLPARPAAADMDIDEDGNISGLF, from the coding sequence ATGTCTTCACAGGACGAGCAATCTTCGACCGAAGAGAGCCAGGAGCCGATCCCCACAGACTACGATATCGCCCAATCGACCGATATGGAGCCGATCTGGGAACTGGTCGAGCCGTGGGGCCTCGGCCTCGACGATCTCCAGTACTTCGGCGAGTACACCGCGAAAGTCAAACAACACGCCATCGAGCGGCTCCGTGATCAGGCCGAAAACAAGGAGCAGAACCTCGTTCTGGTAACGGGGATGACGCCGACCCCGAAAGGCGAGGGGAAGACGGTAACGACCGTCGGCCTCGGGCAGACGCTCAACCACGTCGGGGAAGATGCGATGATCGCTATCCGGGAGCCGTCGCTCGGCCCGGTGTTCGGCGTCAAAGGCGGCGCAGCAGGCGGCGGCCGGTCACAGGTCCTTCCGATGGAGGATATTAATCTCCATTTCACCGGTGACCTTCACGCGCTCACCTCCGCGCACAATCTCATCGCCGCGATGCTTGATGCGAAAATCTCACAGGGTGACGAACTGGACATCGACATCAACAACGTCGCGTGGCCGCGGGCCATCGACATGAACGACCGCGCGCTCCGTGAGACGGTCGTCGGCCTCGGCGGCGAGACCGGCGGCACTCCGCGGGAGGACAGTTTCATCCTGACGGCCGCCTCCGAGCTGATGGCGGTCCTCTGTCTGGCCAGCGGCATCGGCGACCTCAAGGAGCGGGTCAGCCGTATCATCGTCGCCTACGACGAGGACGGCGAGCCGGTCACTGTCGACGACATCGAGGCGACCGGTCCGGCCACGATGTTGCTCCGGGACGCGATTAAGCCGAACGTGGTCCAGACCATCGAGGGGACGCCGGCGCTGGTCCACGGCGGCCCCTTCGCCAACATCGCCCACGGGACGAACTCGCTGGTCGCCGACAAGACCGCCTTCGGCATGGGCGACTACCTCGTCACCGAGGCCGGCTTCGGCTCCGACCTCGGCGCGGAGAAGTTCATGGACGTCGTCTGTCGCAAGGGCGATATGACGCCCAACGCCGTCGTACTCGTGGCGTCGGTTCGCGCGCTCAAATACCACGGACTGGACCAGTGGCCAGTCGACTACGACGAGATCGACGAGGCCGGCGTCGAGGCCGTCGAAGCGGGCTTCTCGAACCTCGACAAGCACGCGACGAACCTCCAGAAGTTCGGCGTCCCTGTCGTCGTCTCGCTCAACCGCTTCCCGGACGACACCGACGAGGAGGTTCAGGCCGTGCTGGACCACTGCCGTGAGGACCTCGGCGTCAGAGCGGCCGAATCGAACGTGTTCTCCGACGGGAGCGAAGGCGGCGTCGACCTCGCCGAAAACGTCATCGAAGCGACCGAAGAGAGCAACGAGGAGGACTTCCGGATGTTGTACGACGACGAGGACAGCATCAAGGAGAAAATCCACACCGTTGCGACCGAGATCTACGGCGCTGATGACGTGAAGTACACCGGCAGCGCGCTCGACGATATCGAGCAAATGAACGACCTCGGTTTCGACGACTACCCGGTCGTCATGTCCAAGACGTTCCACTCGCTGAGTGACGACGCGAGCCAGAAGGGTGCGCCCGAGGGCTGGGAACTCGAAATCAGCGAGGTGTACCCGTCCGCCGGGGCCGGCTTCCTCGTCGCGCTCACGGCCGACGCGCTCACGATGCCCGGGCTGCCGGCCCGGCCGGCCGCGGCCGACATGGACATCGACGAGGACGGCAACATCTCCGGCCTGTTCTGA
- a CDS encoding cyclodeaminase/cyclohydrolase family protein has protein sequence MTVSDQSIGEFLDAVAAEQVTPSGGAVAAVGGAMGAALCEMTCVHTISGDESQAKAELAAVRDTLADRRAELLALADEDAAAVDAVQAAFGSDDRAGVQAALERSTAVPMETADACLDVVEHAVTVTAAGTPVAVPDAVVGAVLAHAALGGSVSIVRANLDGIADGAFIAEMEGRADTVEAAGDAALRAVRANATA, from the coding sequence ATGACGGTTTCGGACCAGTCCATCGGCGAGTTCCTCGACGCCGTGGCGGCGGAACAGGTGACGCCGAGCGGCGGTGCCGTCGCCGCCGTCGGCGGAGCGATGGGGGCAGCCCTGTGCGAGATGACCTGCGTGCACACTATCAGCGGCGACGAGTCTCAGGCGAAAGCGGAACTGGCGGCCGTGCGGGACACCTTGGCCGACCGACGGGCAGAGTTGCTCGCCCTCGCCGACGAGGACGCGGCAGCGGTGGACGCGGTCCAGGCCGCGTTCGGTTCGGACGACCGCGCGGGTGTTCAGGCGGCGCTGGAACGGTCGACGGCGGTTCCGATGGAAACCGCCGACGCGTGTCTTGACGTGGTCGAACACGCCGTCACGGTGACGGCAGCGGGGACGCCGGTCGCCGTTCCGGACGCGGTTGTCGGAGCGGTCCTCGCTCACGCAGCACTGGGTGGGTCCGTGTCGATTGTGCGTGCGAACCTCGACGGGATAGCCGACGGGGCCTTCATCGCGGAGATGGAGGGTCGGGCAGACACGGTAGAAGCGGCCGGCGACGCCGCACTCAGAGCGGTGCGGGCGAACGCGACGGCGTAG
- the rdfA gene encoding rod-determining factor RdfA produces MGSAQSKVGRLIETYGLESMGAELERAWLGAGQERQSLRDLADRFNRALLVAAIRDAGMDVVDGEPANFYRLLTAEDVSAGKRVEARNRLERAGIDVERLENEFVTYQAIRYYLTEVRGASYDPDRGSEQVERERGTIDRLRSRVETIVRDTVDRLQAADTLTVGDYRVFVSIDIRCQDCGTRHSISDLLDRGGCNCR; encoded by the coding sequence ATGGGGTCGGCGCAGTCCAAAGTCGGACGGCTAATCGAGACGTACGGTCTGGAGTCGATGGGTGCGGAACTGGAACGGGCGTGGCTCGGGGCCGGGCAGGAACGCCAGAGCCTCCGTGACCTGGCCGACCGGTTCAACCGAGCCCTGCTCGTGGCCGCGATACGCGACGCGGGGATGGACGTGGTCGACGGCGAGCCGGCGAACTTCTATCGGCTCCTGACGGCCGAGGACGTCAGCGCGGGGAAGCGGGTCGAAGCCAGGAACCGGCTCGAACGGGCCGGTATCGACGTCGAGCGGCTGGAAAACGAGTTCGTCACCTACCAGGCGATTCGCTACTACCTGACGGAGGTTCGCGGGGCGAGCTACGACCCCGACCGCGGGTCCGAGCAGGTCGAGCGGGAGCGTGGCACCATCGACCGTCTCCGCAGCCGGGTCGAGACCATCGTCCGGGACACGGTCGACCGACTGCAGGCCGCCGACACGCTCACCGTCGGCGACTACCGCGTGTTCGTCAGCATCGACATCCGGTGTCAGGACTGCGGGACGCGCCACAGCATCAGCGACCTCCTCGACCGCGGCGGCTGTAACTGCCGGTAG
- a CDS encoding archaea-specific SMC-related protein, with the protein MGSLSVSGEVATVAVEKIGGIDETTVEIPPGVTVLRGRNATNRTSLLQALMAAHGSEWASVKGDADQGQVELSLGGETYTRTMTRTAEGVSGSGLGLLADPTVADLFSFLLEDNEARRAVERGADLRELIMRPVDVAAIHRQIRAAERRKREIDEELDHIASLKRELPDLEQKQADLREEISETRKDLQRVEDRIDERDVDFQATESRDDLETALDELQATRSELKRVRDDIQSEQESIAALRDERGRLAVERSGLPESPDERLDELEVDIERLRERKRELSEYTTRLENVIGFNEELLAGEHRAIAKAIDAKPESVGDITDQLYQGSKTTCWTCGSRVKSERIESTLGSMRDHLEETVAEIGDIEAELESLTDQRDDIEQTRARTRELTETIAEVDAEIERRQSDVADLRERRDNLSARVQELEDRVTALRTEEFDQVLDLHTEANELELKLDRLESERDGVSEEIAEVESEIRRNDELAAQREAVVEELLDLRSRIDRLEAEATDQFNEKMDDLLDVLGYGNVERIWLERTDTPDGPVVGGDDGITGSTFTLHVVRSTDGGTVYEDTVGHLSESEREVTGLVFALAGYLVHDVYEEVPFMLLDSLEAIDAERIAALVEYFAEFPTYLVVALLPEDAQALPEEYTRITDI; encoded by the coding sequence ATGGGCTCACTCTCGGTATCAGGGGAGGTGGCGACCGTCGCCGTCGAGAAGATAGGGGGCATCGACGAGACGACAGTCGAGATTCCGCCAGGGGTGACGGTGCTTCGGGGCCGGAACGCGACCAACCGGACGTCACTGCTCCAGGCGCTGATGGCCGCCCACGGGAGCGAGTGGGCCAGCGTCAAGGGCGACGCCGACCAGGGACAGGTCGAACTCTCGCTGGGGGGCGAGACCTACACCAGGACGATGACCAGGACCGCCGAGGGGGTGTCTGGCTCGGGGCTCGGTCTACTCGCCGACCCGACGGTCGCGGACCTGTTCTCGTTCCTGCTGGAGGACAACGAGGCCAGGCGGGCCGTCGAGCGCGGTGCCGACCTCCGGGAACTCATCATGCGCCCGGTCGACGTGGCCGCCATCCACCGACAGATACGCGCGGCCGAGCGACGAAAGCGGGAAATCGACGAGGAACTCGACCACATCGCGTCGCTCAAGCGGGAGCTCCCCGACCTCGAACAGAAACAGGCGGACCTCCGCGAGGAAATCAGCGAGACGCGGAAGGACCTGCAACGCGTCGAGGACCGGATAGACGAGCGGGACGTGGACTTCCAGGCGACCGAGAGCAGAGACGACCTCGAAACCGCCCTCGACGAACTCCAGGCGACCCGTTCGGAACTGAAGCGCGTGCGCGACGACATCCAGTCGGAACAGGAGAGCATCGCGGCGCTGCGGGACGAACGCGGCCGCCTCGCCGTCGAACGGTCTGGGCTCCCGGAGTCGCCGGACGAGCGCCTCGATGAACTGGAGGTGGACATCGAACGGCTCCGGGAGCGAAAGCGGGAACTCTCGGAGTACACGACGCGGCTCGAGAACGTCATCGGGTTCAACGAGGAACTGCTGGCCGGCGAACACCGGGCGATAGCGAAGGCCATCGACGCGAAGCCCGAGAGCGTGGGCGACATCACTGACCAGCTCTACCAGGGGTCGAAGACGACCTGCTGGACCTGTGGCTCCCGGGTGAAGTCCGAGCGCATCGAGTCGACGCTCGGGAGCATGCGCGACCACCTGGAGGAGACGGTCGCGGAAATCGGCGACATCGAGGCCGAACTCGAATCGCTGACCGACCAGCGTGATGACATCGAACAGACGCGCGCGCGAACACGGGAACTCACGGAAACGATTGCGGAGGTCGACGCCGAAATCGAGCGCCGGCAGTCGGACGTCGCGGACCTCCGGGAGCGACGCGACAACCTCTCGGCCCGCGTCCAAGAACTCGAAGACCGAGTCACGGCACTCCGGACGGAGGAGTTCGACCAAGTGCTCGACCTCCACACGGAGGCGAACGAACTGGAACTGAAACTGGACCGCCTCGAATCGGAGCGGGACGGCGTGAGCGAAGAAATCGCCGAGGTCGAGTCGGAAATCCGCCGGAACGACGAACTAGCCGCCCAGCGGGAGGCAGTCGTCGAGGAACTGCTAGACCTCCGGTCGCGCATCGACCGCCTCGAAGCCGAGGCGACCGACCAGTTCAACGAGAAGATGGACGACCTCCTCGACGTGCTGGGCTATGGCAACGTCGAGCGCATCTGGCTCGAGCGGACCGACACGCCCGACGGTCCGGTCGTCGGCGGCGACGACGGCATCACGGGGTCGACGTTCACCCTCCACGTCGTCAGGAGCACCGACGGTGGGACGGTGTACGAGGACACGGTCGGCCATCTGAGCGAGAGCGAGCGCGAGGTGACCGGCCTCGTGTTCGCGCTCGCCGGCTACCTCGTCCACGACGTGTACGAGGAGGTCCCGTTCATGCTACTGGACTCGCTGGAGGCAATCGACGCGGAGCGCATCGCCGCCCTCGTCGAGTACTTCGCGGAGTTCCCGACCTACCTCGTCGTCGCGTTGCTCCCGGAGGACGCGCAGGCGCTCCCCGAAGAGTACACCCGGATTACCGATATCTGA
- a CDS encoding PTS fructose transporter subunit IIC: protein MTEQNRAESVLRSHVTSVKEDLMTGVSFMIPFVTIGGIFLAVAYAVGDTQTVFDNTGSVGWFLAQIGVAGLTIMVPILGGYIAYAIADRPGLAPGFLLAYILQQGTVVSEAATVIGLSGGEAGAGYLGAIVAGLLAGYVARFFKNLDVPEFIQPMMPVLLIPVATMAVLTPIMLFVLGVPVALANEGLTSFLQSMQGGQAIVVGLILGGMMAFDMGGPVNKVAYVFATGLITEEIYAPMAAVMIGGMIPPIGLALSNFIAPHKYAAEMYENGKSGVVLGLSFITEGAIPYAAADPLRVIPAIVAGSAVGGATSMALGVTMPAPHGGIFVVLLSNRPLAFLGSILLGSLVTAVVATVIKPDFEDRVDTGAEASSAQPTTD from the coding sequence ATGACAGAGCAAAACCGGGCCGAGAGCGTCCTTCGCTCTCACGTGACCTCCGTCAAGGAGGACCTGATGACGGGCGTATCGTTCATGATTCCCTTCGTGACTATCGGCGGTATCTTCCTCGCCGTCGCGTACGCGGTGGGAGACACGCAGACGGTTTTCGACAACACCGGGTCGGTCGGGTGGTTCCTCGCCCAGATAGGCGTGGCCGGACTGACGATTATGGTGCCCATCCTGGGCGGCTACATCGCGTACGCCATCGCTGACCGCCCCGGACTCGCGCCGGGCTTCCTGCTGGCGTACATCCTCCAGCAGGGGACCGTCGTTTCGGAGGCGGCGACGGTCATCGGCCTCTCCGGCGGTGAAGCCGGCGCGGGCTATCTCGGCGCAATCGTGGCCGGGCTGCTGGCGGGCTACGTCGCGCGCTTCTTCAAGAACCTCGACGTCCCCGAGTTCATCCAGCCGATGATGCCCGTGTTGCTCATCCCCGTCGCGACGATGGCCGTCCTGACGCCCATCATGCTGTTCGTGCTGGGGGTCCCCGTCGCGCTCGCCAACGAGGGCCTGACCTCTTTCCTGCAGTCGATGCAGGGCGGCCAGGCCATCGTCGTCGGCCTCATCCTCGGCGGGATGATGGCCTTCGACATGGGCGGCCCGGTCAACAAGGTCGCCTACGTGTTCGCGACCGGCCTCATCACCGAGGAAATCTACGCGCCGATGGCCGCGGTGATGATAGGCGGCATGATTCCGCCCATCGGCCTCGCGCTCTCGAACTTCATCGCGCCCCACAAGTACGCGGCCGAGATGTACGAGAACGGGAAAAGCGGCGTCGTGCTCGGTCTGTCGTTCATCACCGAAGGTGCGATTCCGTACGCGGCCGCGGACCCGCTGCGCGTCATTCCTGCTATCGTCGCCGGTAGCGCGGTCGGCGGCGCGACTTCGATGGCCCTCGGCGTCACGATGCCTGCGCCCCACGGCGGCATCTTCGTCGTCCTGCTGTCGAACCGCCCCCTCGCGTTCCTCGGCAGCATCCTGCTCGGCTCGCTCGTTACCGCCGTCGTCGCGACGGTTATCAAGCCGGACTTCGAAGACCGTGTCGACACTGGAGCCGAGGCGAGTAGCGCACAACCGACAACCGACTGA
- a CDS encoding PTS sugar transporter subunit IIA codes for MTDAITADDIDELIPAAHISLSDPPAEKEACIEYLLDLVVESGRVEDREAALDALLERESETTTGVGMGIGIPHAKTDAVTRPSLAFGRSEAGVDFGSMDGEPATLIFMILVPESGGEEHLDILSSLSRALMHDDVRDRLHEATDEATVQNVLREAIA; via the coding sequence ATGACAGACGCAATCACAGCCGACGACATCGACGAGCTGATTCCGGCGGCCCACATCTCGCTGTCCGACCCGCCCGCCGAAAAGGAAGCGTGTATCGAGTACCTGCTCGACCTCGTCGTCGAGAGCGGCAGGGTCGAGGACCGTGAGGCAGCACTCGATGCGCTGCTGGAGCGCGAATCGGAGACCACGACCGGCGTCGGCATGGGCATCGGCATCCCCCACGCGAAGACCGACGCCGTGACCCGCCCGTCGCTCGCGTTCGGCCGCTCCGAGGCGGGCGTCGACTTCGGCTCCATGGACGGCGAGCCGGCGACGCTCATCTTCATGATTCTCGTCCCGGAGTCGGGCGGCGAGGAGCACCTCGACATCCTCAGTTCCCTCTCGCGGGCCCTAATGCACGACGATGTCAGGGACCGGCTCCACGAGGCGACCGACGAGGCTACCGTCCAGAACGTGCTCCGGGAGGCCATCGCATGA
- a CDS encoding HPr family phosphocarrier protein, which yields MTVERTVTIVPEAGLHARPASVFVQAVNDHDAEVSAGRPDGDLVQAASMIAVTSLGVGQGDDIKLVADGPDAEAVLDELERILTTPEAELDDG from the coding sequence ATGACGGTCGAACGCACCGTGACGATTGTCCCGGAAGCGGGTCTGCACGCCCGCCCGGCCTCGGTGTTCGTCCAGGCCGTCAACGACCACGACGCCGAGGTCTCGGCCGGGCGTCCGGACGGGGACCTCGTCCAGGCGGCGAGCATGATTGCCGTCACCAGCCTCGGCGTCGGACAGGGCGACGACATCAAACTGGTCGCCGACGGCCCGGACGCCGAGGCCGTGCTCGACGAACTGGAGCGGATACTGACGACGCCGGAGGCGGAACTGGACGATGGCTGA